A stretch of the Mycolicibacterium celeriflavum genome encodes the following:
- a CDS encoding ABC transporter substrate-binding protein gives MAARRHLASAAISALLLAGCGTPAPPSDLAAVEPVAGFPVTVTNCGITTTYERPPRRAVALNQHAIETMLALGLEKSMVATAFLDDRILPEYQEAYDSISVIAEEYPSFETLLATEPDFVYGGWASAFDDKEGRGRERLTEVGIDTHLNTENCSPGPMTMSAVDDEIRTLGGIFGVSERAEQEIERQRRTLQDSRDRIHGAAPVDVAVYDSGETTVFTSGGKGIGNQIIESAGGRNLFADVPKVWADVSFEQFAERAPEVILIYDYGDQSVEQKKRFLRENPVLQRVPAVRDQRFAVLPLSSITAGVRVGHAVKSLAEQLHPGRTG, from the coding sequence ATGGCGGCGCGTCGACACCTTGCTTCGGCGGCGATCTCGGCACTGCTTCTTGCGGGATGCGGTACACCGGCACCACCATCGGACCTCGCGGCCGTCGAACCCGTGGCCGGGTTTCCCGTCACCGTGACCAACTGCGGCATCACCACGACATATGAGCGTCCGCCGCGCCGTGCTGTCGCCCTCAATCAGCACGCGATCGAGACGATGTTGGCGCTCGGACTGGAGAAGTCCATGGTTGCGACCGCATTCCTGGACGACCGAATCCTGCCCGAGTACCAGGAGGCCTATGACTCGATATCGGTGATCGCCGAGGAGTACCCGTCGTTCGAGACGCTGCTCGCCACCGAGCCCGACTTCGTCTACGGAGGCTGGGCAAGTGCATTCGACGACAAGGAGGGGCGCGGCCGAGAGCGGCTGACCGAGGTGGGCATCGACACGCATCTCAACACCGAGAACTGCTCCCCCGGACCGATGACGATGTCCGCCGTGGACGACGAAATCCGAACGCTGGGAGGGATATTCGGCGTCAGTGAACGAGCCGAACAGGAGATCGAACGGCAGCGCCGCACCCTGCAGGACAGTCGGGATCGGATCCACGGCGCGGCGCCGGTTGATGTCGCGGTCTATGACAGCGGCGAGACCACGGTGTTCACCTCCGGCGGGAAAGGTATCGGCAACCAGATCATCGAGTCGGCGGGCGGGCGGAACCTGTTCGCCGACGTACCGAAGGTGTGGGCTGACGTGTCGTTCGAACAGTTCGCCGAGCGGGCGCCTGAGGTGATCCTGATCTACGACTATGGCGACCAGTCGGTTGAGCAGAAGAAGAGGTTCTTGCGGGAGAACCCGGTGCTGCAGCGGGTGCCGGCGGTTCGGGACCAGCGCTTCGCGGTGCTGCCGCTGTCTTCCATCACGGCGGGCGTCCGTGTCGGGCACGCGGTGAAATCGCTTGCCGAACAGCTACACCCGGGACGAACCGGGTGA
- a CDS encoding FecCD family ABC transporter permease, with protein sequence MTSAILDRPACAAPPVHGRLSYSLALTLLVVLLLVCTTAGVTIGSVAIPPGQVWQILLHELNPVLWDATWPPTRASIVLDARLPRVVLAAVVGAGLAACGMTLQAVVRNPLADPMLLGISSGASVGAVSVLVAGVGAGLMVLPAAAFVGALIALVAVYFLAQTGGRMTTIRLILAGVAVAEILSAASSLLIVTSDDPHKAQSAVRWMLGGLGGATWSMVWIPAIVVAIGVAALLAVTRSLNLLYSGEEAATALGLDVHRFRAAMFVVVALMVGAMVAVSGAIGFVGLIMPHIVRMIVGADHRRALPAVALLGASFLIVCDIAARTVAAPEELPVGILTALVGGPYFLWLMRRKAPA encoded by the coding sequence GTGACGTCGGCCATCCTGGACCGACCGGCCTGCGCTGCACCGCCGGTTCACGGCCGCCTTTCATACAGCCTCGCGCTCACGCTGCTCGTGGTGTTGCTGTTGGTGTGCACGACCGCAGGGGTCACCATCGGTTCGGTGGCGATTCCTCCCGGGCAGGTGTGGCAAATTCTGCTGCACGAACTCAACCCGGTGTTGTGGGACGCGACATGGCCGCCGACGCGTGCCTCGATCGTGCTCGACGCGCGGCTGCCGAGGGTCGTGCTGGCAGCCGTGGTCGGCGCGGGCCTGGCGGCGTGTGGGATGACGTTGCAGGCGGTGGTGCGCAATCCACTGGCAGACCCGATGCTGCTCGGTATCTCGTCGGGCGCTTCGGTGGGTGCGGTCTCGGTGCTGGTGGCCGGCGTCGGGGCCGGCCTGATGGTGCTACCGGCGGCCGCGTTCGTGGGAGCGCTGATTGCACTGGTCGCCGTCTACTTCCTCGCGCAGACGGGCGGTCGGATGACGACGATCCGATTGATACTCGCCGGGGTCGCGGTCGCCGAGATACTTTCGGCCGCCTCGAGCCTGCTGATCGTCACCTCCGATGACCCGCACAAGGCCCAGTCCGCGGTGCGTTGGATGCTCGGCGGCCTGGGTGGGGCGACCTGGTCGATGGTGTGGATACCGGCAATCGTGGTGGCAATCGGTGTGGCGGCGCTGTTGGCGGTGACCCGGTCGTTGAACCTGCTGTACAGCGGCGAAGAGGCCGCGACCGCACTGGGTTTGGATGTGCATCGGTTCCGCGCAGCGATGTTCGTCGTGGTCGCGTTGATGGTGGGCGCGATGGTCGCGGTCAGCGGTGCGATCGGCTTCGTCGGCTTGATCATGCCGCACATCGTGCGCATGATCGTCGGCGCCGACCACCGTCGCGCATTGCCCGCGGTCGCGCTGCTCGGCGCCTCGTTTCTCATCGTGTGCGACATCGCCGCGCGCACGGTCGCCGCGCCCGAGGAGTTGCCGGTCGGAATACTCACCGCGCTCGTCGGCGGCCCGTACTTCCTGTGGTTGATGCGACGTAAGGCGCCGGCATGA
- a CDS encoding ABC transporter ATP-binding protein yields the protein MTGRINIDDVTVSAGRKTLIRNVSLHAGRGEMVGVVGPNGAGKTTLLRTLYRAQRPTSGRVLIDGDDVWRMSAKRAARRLAAVLQDTPGDFELTVFDVVAMGRSPYKRAFEGDNVDDRGIIAEALDAVDISALAHQPFDRVSGGQKQRVLIARALAQRTDTIVLDEPTNHLDLRHQHDALHLLRTTGATVVAALHDLNLAAAYCDRICVLDCGSVVATGTPAEVLTVELLAQVYGVDARVDIDEHTNLLRVAVAPKGQNR from the coding sequence ATGACCGGCCGAATTAACATCGACGACGTCACCGTGTCAGCGGGACGTAAGACCTTGATCCGCAACGTGTCCCTGCATGCAGGCCGCGGCGAGATGGTGGGCGTCGTCGGGCCGAACGGTGCCGGCAAGACCACGCTGCTGCGCACCCTCTACCGTGCCCAGCGACCGACGTCGGGCCGTGTGTTGATCGACGGCGACGACGTCTGGCGGATGTCCGCCAAGCGAGCGGCACGGCGGTTGGCGGCGGTACTGCAGGACACCCCGGGCGATTTCGAGCTCACCGTGTTCGACGTCGTCGCCATGGGGCGTTCGCCGTACAAGCGCGCGTTCGAGGGCGACAACGTCGACGACAGAGGGATCATCGCCGAAGCGCTTGACGCCGTGGACATATCGGCGTTGGCCCACCAGCCGTTCGACCGCGTCTCGGGCGGACAGAAGCAACGTGTGTTGATCGCACGGGCGCTGGCACAACGCACCGACACGATCGTGCTGGACGAGCCGACCAACCATCTCGACCTGCGCCACCAGCATGATGCGTTGCACCTCTTACGGACGACAGGCGCCACCGTCGTCGCCGCGCTGCACGATCTCAATCTCGCTGCGGCATACTGCGACCGAATCTGTGTGCTGGATTGTGGCAGTGTCGTCGCGACCGGCACTCCCGCCGAGGTGCTGACGGTCGAACTGCTGGCGCAGGTCTACGGCGTCGACGCCCGGGTCGACATCGATGAGCACACCAACCTGTTGCGGGTAGCCGTGGCGCCAAAGGGGCAGAACCGGTGA
- a CDS encoding (2Fe-2S)-binding protein gives MRISTELAEIARHGGFFTIVVGGDDRGWRAVEECYADGYADLIEATTRRYRTADRRVSASLVQMSHASRLWSPVLACAVAHGVLPDLTGLQRADDSAALRIPVPEGSRLDGDLPNTLYRIVVEEHLERLADGLPVKVAPRLLYGNIASALVAATRALYSVRPQLRGEATRLARSLLETGRLAGSGTVKHNLAFRRRSCCLYYRVADGSKCSDCALRRLS, from the coding sequence GTGAGGATCAGCACGGAGCTCGCGGAGATCGCGCGGCACGGCGGGTTCTTCACGATCGTCGTCGGCGGTGACGATCGAGGCTGGCGTGCGGTCGAGGAGTGTTACGCCGACGGTTACGCCGATCTGATCGAGGCGACGACCCGCAGGTACCGCACGGCCGACCGTCGCGTCAGCGCGTCGCTTGTCCAGATGAGCCACGCGTCGCGGTTGTGGTCGCCCGTACTCGCATGCGCTGTCGCGCACGGCGTGCTACCGGATCTCACCGGCTTGCAGCGCGCCGATGACAGCGCGGCACTGAGAATCCCTGTGCCCGAGGGCTCGCGGCTCGACGGGGATCTGCCGAACACGCTCTACCGCATCGTCGTCGAAGAACACTTGGAGCGGCTCGCCGACGGGCTGCCTGTCAAGGTCGCGCCGCGACTGCTCTACGGCAACATCGCGTCTGCGTTGGTCGCCGCGACGCGTGCACTGTATTCCGTCCGGCCGCAGCTCCGTGGGGAGGCCACCCGGCTGGCTCGGTCGTTGTTGGAGACGGGACGGCTGGCGGGATCCGGGACCGTCAAACACAACTTGGCTTTTCGCCGCCGCAGCTGCTGCCTGTACTACCGCGTCGCCGACGGGTCGAAATGTTCGGATTGTGCGCTGCGACGACTCAGCTGA
- a CDS encoding LamB/YcsF family protein has protein sequence MTTVDLNADLGEGFGVWRLGDDEAMLDVVTSANVACGFHAGDPALLLRTCRAAAERGVRIGAQVSYRDLAGFGRRFIDVPPEELTAEVIYQIGALQALAEVAGSTVSYIKPHGALYNTIVTDRDQAHAVAEAVHAVDASLPVLGLAGSAFFGEAEQLGLQTVPEAFADRSYRPDGQLVSRRERNAVLHDTAEIADRVASMVSAGRVAAVDGSTIPISVESICVHGDSPGAVQIATAVRERLLAEGVQIGPFS, from the coding sequence ATGACTACCGTGGATCTCAACGCAGACCTCGGCGAGGGCTTCGGGGTGTGGCGACTCGGGGACGACGAGGCCATGCTCGACGTCGTCACCAGCGCCAACGTGGCGTGTGGCTTCCATGCCGGCGACCCGGCGCTGCTGCTGAGGACGTGCCGTGCGGCGGCCGAACGCGGCGTGCGCATCGGCGCGCAGGTGAGCTATCGAGACCTCGCTGGGTTCGGCCGCCGCTTCATCGACGTGCCGCCCGAGGAGTTGACGGCCGAGGTGATCTACCAGATCGGAGCACTGCAAGCGCTTGCCGAAGTTGCCGGATCAACCGTCAGCTACATCAAACCCCATGGGGCGCTGTACAACACGATCGTCACCGATCGGGACCAGGCGCATGCGGTCGCCGAGGCGGTGCACGCCGTCGACGCGTCGCTGCCGGTTCTCGGGCTAGCGGGATCGGCGTTCTTCGGCGAAGCCGAACAACTCGGGCTGCAGACAGTGCCCGAGGCCTTCGCCGACCGGTCCTATCGCCCGGATGGCCAACTGGTGTCGCGGCGTGAGCGCAACGCGGTCCTGCACGACACGGCGGAGATCGCCGACCGGGTCGCGTCGATGGTCAGCGCGGGCAGGGTCGCCGCCGTTGACGGGTCGACCATCCCGATATCGGTCGAATCTATTTGTGTGCACGGTGATTCGCCGGGTGCCGTGCAGATCGCGACAGCTGTGCGGGAACGGCTGCTGGCCGAAGGCGTCCAGATCGGTCCCTTCAGCTGA
- the bluB gene encoding 5,6-dimethylbenzimidazole synthase, producing MSEHAFSGPERRAVYRAIAERRDMRRFVPDAVVSKDVLARLLEAAHTAPSVGLMQPWRFIRITDADLRRRIHDLVDQERLRTAEALGARGAEFLTLKVEGILECAELLVVALGDAREQHVFGRRTLPQMDLASASCAIQNLWLAARAEGLGMGWVSIFEPRELAALLDMPDGAEPVAVLCLGPVPEFPDRPQLEIDEWTSGRPLAEFVSENRWPSTVGTPS from the coding sequence GTGAGCGAGCATGCGTTCAGCGGGCCCGAGCGCCGGGCGGTCTACCGGGCCATCGCCGAGCGCCGCGACATGCGCCGGTTCGTCCCGGACGCGGTGGTTTCGAAGGATGTACTGGCACGGCTGCTGGAGGCGGCGCACACCGCCCCGAGTGTGGGCCTGATGCAGCCGTGGCGGTTCATACGGATCACTGACGCAGACCTTCGGCGTCGCATTCACGACCTGGTCGACCAGGAGCGGCTGCGGACCGCCGAGGCGTTGGGGGCTCGCGGTGCCGAGTTCCTGACCCTCAAGGTCGAAGGAATTCTCGAATGCGCCGAATTGTTGGTGGTGGCGCTTGGTGACGCCAGAGAGCAACACGTGTTCGGCCGGCGCACGCTGCCGCAGATGGACCTGGCATCGGCGTCGTGCGCGATCCAGAATCTCTGGCTGGCCGCCCGCGCCGAAGGCCTCGGCATGGGTTGGGTGTCGATCTTCGAACCGCGTGAACTCGCGGCGTTGCTCGACATGCCCGATGGCGCCGAGCCCGTGGCCGTGCTGTGCCTGGGTCCGGTACCCGAATTCCCCGACCGGCCGCAGTTGGAGATCGACGAGTGGACGTCGGGTCGCCCGCTCGCGGAGTTCGTCTCCGAAAACCGTTGGCCGTCAACGGTGGGGACCCCATCATGA
- a CDS encoding metal ABC transporter solute-binding protein, Zn/Mn family, translated as METVIVIVVFTGKRSAVRALAGLLLAAPFGLVGCAQGAEQAEPTSAEACPATPVDVVVSVDQWGDIVSDLGGDCARVTTVLASSGVNPHDFEPAPSDAAEFQEAQLVVLNGGHYDEWAAKLAASSAPDAPVVDALAVGGAIPDHEGETHDHEVNPHAWYNPATVTAVADAVSARLRELEPGAAGYFDERRAAFSETLRPYDERIDFIRAGASGKSYAATETVFDDMGAALGLVNRTPRGYQVSSANESEPSPADLDVFLQLLADRGVDVLIYNVQTEGAVPQQLRAAAEGAGVPVVDITETVPPDTDSFASWQVNQLAELGEALGVRG; from the coding sequence TTGGAAACGGTTATCGTTATCGTCGTGTTCACTGGAAAGAGATCCGCGGTCCGCGCCCTCGCCGGCCTGCTCCTTGCCGCGCCATTCGGGCTGGTCGGATGTGCGCAGGGCGCTGAGCAGGCGGAGCCGACGTCCGCCGAGGCCTGCCCGGCCACCCCGGTGGACGTCGTGGTCAGCGTCGACCAATGGGGCGATATCGTCTCCGACCTCGGCGGCGACTGTGCCCGCGTCACCACGGTGCTGGCCAGCTCGGGGGTCAATCCGCACGATTTCGAACCGGCGCCCTCGGATGCAGCCGAGTTCCAGGAGGCCCAACTCGTGGTTCTCAACGGCGGCCACTACGACGAGTGGGCGGCCAAGCTCGCGGCCAGCTCGGCGCCTGATGCGCCGGTCGTCGATGCACTGGCCGTCGGCGGCGCCATCCCCGACCACGAGGGCGAGACCCACGACCACGAAGTGAACCCCCACGCCTGGTACAACCCCGCGACGGTGACGGCGGTCGCGGACGCGGTCAGCGCGCGACTGCGCGAGCTTGAGCCCGGCGCCGCGGGTTATTTCGACGAGCGTCGCGCCGCGTTCAGCGAGACCCTCAGGCCGTACGATGAGCGCATCGACTTCATCAGGGCCGGTGCCTCCGGCAAGTCCTATGCGGCGACCGAGACCGTGTTTGACGACATGGGCGCCGCGCTCGGCTTGGTCAACCGCACTCCTCGCGGGTACCAGGTCTCCTCGGCCAACGAATCCGAACCGTCGCCCGCGGATCTCGACGTCTTCCTGCAACTGCTGGCCGATCGCGGCGTCGACGTGCTGATCTACAACGTGCAGACGGAAGGGGCTGTCCCACAACAGCTTCGAGCCGCCGCAGAGGGGGCGGGAGTCCCGGTTGTCGACATCACCGAGACCGTGCCGCCGGATACCGACTCGTTTGCGAGCTGGCAGGTGAATCAGTTGGCCGAACTCGGCGAGGCGCTCGGTGTCCGAGGCTGA
- a CDS encoding metal ABC transporter ATP-binding protein, with protein sequence MSEADAGVALAFDDVSAARGGRLIWSEATFEVPAGGIVAVIGSNGAGKTTLLQIVLGLLPPASGHVRVFGELAGALNKAIGYVPQNYASASGEAIRARDAVMLGLTGHRWGFGRPSRDDNRRVDEVLAAVDATAVANKRLSQLSGGQRQRVALAEALVSKPRMLILDEPLAALDLRSQREIVAVLERVNTKFGVTILVVAHDLNPLLGVLTSAIYLLDGHAHFDTLDGVVDETLLSHLYGTRVQVVHTPQGELYTRRT encoded by the coding sequence GTGTCCGAGGCTGATGCCGGGGTTGCGCTGGCCTTCGACGACGTCAGTGCGGCGCGCGGCGGGCGACTGATCTGGTCGGAAGCGACGTTCGAGGTGCCTGCGGGCGGCATCGTCGCCGTCATCGGATCCAACGGCGCTGGAAAGACCACGCTGCTGCAGATCGTGCTCGGACTGCTTCCGCCGGCGTCGGGACATGTCCGTGTCTTCGGCGAACTGGCCGGCGCGCTGAACAAGGCCATCGGCTATGTCCCGCAGAACTATGCGTCGGCCTCCGGTGAGGCGATCCGGGCACGCGATGCCGTGATGCTCGGTCTGACGGGGCACCGGTGGGGATTCGGCCGCCCCAGCCGCGACGACAACCGTCGCGTCGACGAGGTGCTCGCCGCCGTCGACGCCACTGCGGTGGCGAACAAGCGACTGTCCCAACTGTCTGGCGGACAACGCCAGCGGGTCGCGTTGGCCGAAGCGCTCGTCTCCAAACCCCGGATGCTGATCCTCGACGAGCCGTTGGCCGCGCTCGACCTGCGCAGCCAACGCGAGATCGTCGCCGTCCTCGAGCGGGTGAACACGAAGTTCGGCGTCACCATCCTGGTCGTCGCACACGACCTCAACCCGCTTCTGGGCGTCCTGACCAGTGCCATCTACCTGCTCGACGGGCATGCCCACTTCGACACCCTCGACGGCGTCGTCGACGAGACACTGCTGAGCCACCTCTACGGCACCCGGGTGCAAGTCGTGCACACCCCGCAGGGCGAGCTGTACACGCGGAGAACATGA
- a CDS encoding metal ABC transporter permease, giving the protein MNTTIVALGYQENWWHIITSEFMRNALIGGTIVALAAGLIGYFVVVRNTAFAAHALAHIGLPGATGAVLVGVPVAVGLGAFCIGGALVIGALGRRAADREVATGTVLAMATGLGLFFNSMATRSSSTMTNVLFGNLLAISGQQIAMFAVLLVVLALCIAMIYRPLLFTSVNAQVADAKGVPVRALSVAFMALLGLAVTMAVQAVGTLLLFALVVTPAAAAIMLTPRPGGAIALATGFSLASVWAGLGLSAMFNAPPSFVIVTVACSVWALVWAAQRGLRQTADRVLVT; this is encoded by the coding sequence ATGAACACGACCATCGTCGCGCTGGGCTACCAGGAGAATTGGTGGCACATCATCACGTCGGAGTTCATGCGCAATGCGCTGATCGGCGGCACGATCGTCGCGCTCGCCGCCGGGCTCATCGGGTACTTCGTGGTCGTGCGCAACACCGCGTTCGCCGCGCACGCGCTCGCCCACATCGGACTGCCCGGCGCAACGGGCGCGGTCCTGGTCGGCGTTCCGGTGGCGGTGGGGCTGGGCGCTTTCTGTATCGGCGGTGCGCTGGTCATCGGTGCGCTCGGACGACGGGCCGCCGACCGCGAGGTCGCGACCGGCACCGTGCTGGCCATGGCAACGGGTCTCGGGTTGTTCTTCAACTCGATGGCGACCAGGAGTTCGAGCACCATGACCAACGTCCTGTTCGGCAACCTGCTGGCGATTTCCGGCCAACAGATCGCGATGTTCGCGGTGCTGCTGGTCGTGCTGGCGCTGTGCATCGCGATGATCTACCGGCCGCTGCTGTTCACTTCCGTCAACGCCCAAGTGGCCGACGCGAAAGGAGTGCCGGTGCGCGCCTTGTCGGTGGCGTTCATGGCGCTTCTCGGCCTCGCGGTGACGATGGCGGTGCAGGCGGTCGGCACGCTGCTGCTGTTCGCGCTCGTGGTCACCCCCGCTGCCGCGGCGATCATGCTGACGCCACGGCCGGGCGGCGCGATCGCGCTGGCCACCGGGTTCAGCCTGGCCTCGGTGTGGGCCGGGCTCGGCCTGTCGGCGATGTTCAATGCGCCACCGAGCTTCGTGATCGTCACGGTCGCCTGCAGCGTGTGGGCGCTGGTGTGGGCAGCGCAGCGTGGCCTGCGACAAACCGCCGACCGCGTGCTGGTCACCTGA
- a CDS encoding LacI family DNA-binding transcriptional regulator, translating to MPRSPTPRRRATLASLAAELKVSRTTISNAYNRPDQLSADLRERVLATAKRLGYPGPDPVARSLRTRRAGAVGLMITEPLNYSFSDPAALDFVAGLAESCEAAGQGLLLVAIGPNRSVSDGTAAVLAAGVDGFVVYSASDDDPYLAAVQQRHLPMVVVDQPKDVPGALHVCIDDRAGMRQLAEHVLQLGHREIGLLTMRLGRDRPRSGPGPTLADPDRLQTPHFHVQRERIAGVRDAMTAAGLDPQSLTVVESYEHLRTSGGAAAEVALDANPRLTALMCTADVLALSAMDHLRARGIYVPGQMTVTGFDGVPEALRRGLATVAQPSLEKGRRAGRLLHHPPRSGLPVVEVLDTEVIRGRTAGPPA from the coding sequence ATGCCCAGGAGTCCGACGCCCAGACGGCGTGCCACCCTGGCTTCCCTGGCGGCGGAACTCAAGGTTTCCCGCACCACGATCTCCAACGCCTACAACCGGCCTGATCAACTGTCGGCGGACCTTCGTGAGCGGGTGCTCGCCACGGCGAAGCGGCTGGGCTACCCCGGTCCGGATCCGGTGGCGCGGTCGCTGCGCACCCGGAGGGCGGGTGCGGTCGGGCTGATGATCACCGAACCGCTCAACTACTCGTTCAGCGACCCGGCCGCGCTCGATTTCGTTGCCGGCCTGGCCGAGTCCTGTGAAGCGGCCGGGCAGGGACTGCTGCTGGTGGCGATCGGCCCCAACCGCAGCGTCAGCGACGGCACGGCCGCGGTACTGGCCGCGGGGGTGGACGGTTTCGTGGTGTACTCGGCGTCCGACGATGACCCGTATCTCGCGGCGGTCCAGCAGCGCCATCTTCCGATGGTGGTCGTCGACCAACCCAAGGACGTACCGGGGGCCTTGCATGTGTGCATCGACGACCGTGCCGGGATGCGCCAGCTCGCCGAACACGTTCTGCAGCTTGGACATCGGGAAATCGGCCTGTTGACCATGCGGCTGGGCCGCGACCGGCCACGCAGCGGGCCGGGACCGACCCTCGCCGACCCAGACCGACTGCAGACACCGCACTTCCACGTACAGCGGGAGCGAATCGCAGGTGTGCGGGATGCGATGACCGCGGCCGGCCTCGACCCGCAATCGCTGACCGTGGTGGAAAGCTATGAGCACCTTCGGACTTCGGGCGGTGCGGCAGCAGAGGTCGCGCTCGACGCCAACCCGCGACTGACCGCCTTGATGTGCACCGCCGATGTGCTGGCGCTCTCGGCGATGGACCATCTGCGGGCCCGGGGGATATACGTGCCGGGCCAGATGACGGTCACCGGCTTCGACGGAGTTCCCGAGGCGTTGCGGCGTGGCCTCGCCACCGTCGCGCAGCCCAGCCTCGAAAAAGGCCGTCGGGCAGGACGATTGCTGCATCACCCGCCCCGCAGCGGGCTGCCTGTGGTCGAGGTGCTCGACACCGAGGTCATCCGCGGCCGCACCGCGGGTCCTCCCGCCTAG
- a CDS encoding phosphotransferase, whose protein sequence is MLTDAEIAARTATAVAAAAAAGVDLGLRVDEPRVLYDAFSVIVHLSPAPVVVRVPTVLPPSYTANPHEQTRQQRAELAVAGWLADRGHPVVPPSPLVPREPVRRDGFSMTFWQFVEQIPDVAPDMGRRMEQTARLHAALRDYDGELEFWAPFNSYIPEGLAQLRRLPELVSAADLERAQREWAAIAPVLTSRAAFEAAFPGVDVQTIHGDAPYHNMIATADGDLWSDFELVTLGAVESDLALTGPEAIATYDAAAVSLGLRPTDARVLRITEAAGRLAMIAALAMAPALPMLVEGIAPMIDLWRATPPLTEI, encoded by the coding sequence GTGCTGACCGACGCCGAGATCGCCGCCCGCACCGCCACCGCCGTCGCCGCAGCCGCCGCGGCCGGTGTCGACCTCGGTCTGCGTGTGGACGAACCCCGCGTGCTCTACGACGCGTTCTCCGTGATCGTCCACCTGTCGCCCGCTCCGGTCGTGGTCCGGGTACCCACGGTGCTGCCGCCGTCGTACACCGCGAACCCGCACGAGCAGACCAGGCAACAGCGCGCGGAACTGGCCGTGGCCGGATGGCTAGCCGATCGCGGCCATCCCGTCGTGCCGCCCAGCCCGCTCGTGCCGCGCGAACCCGTTCGGCGCGACGGTTTCTCGATGACGTTCTGGCAGTTCGTCGAACAGATTCCGGACGTAGCGCCGGACATGGGCCGGCGGATGGAGCAGACCGCGCGGTTGCACGCCGCGCTTCGCGACTACGACGGGGAACTCGAGTTCTGGGCGCCGTTCAACTCCTACATCCCCGAAGGGCTTGCGCAGCTACGGCGCCTGCCCGAGCTGGTCTCTGCCGCCGATCTCGAACGCGCCCAACGGGAATGGGCCGCCATCGCCCCGGTGCTGACGTCGCGCGCGGCATTCGAGGCGGCCTTCCCCGGTGTGGACGTGCAGACCATCCACGGCGACGCGCCGTACCACAACATGATCGCCACCGCCGACGGCGACCTGTGGTCGGACTTCGAACTCGTGACGTTGGGCGCGGTCGAATCCGATCTGGCGTTGACGGGCCCGGAAGCGATCGCCACCTACGACGCGGCCGCCGTCTCGCTCGGACTGCGGCCGACCGACGCACGGGTGCTGCGCATCACCGAGGCGGCCGGCCGGCTCGCGATGATAGCGGCCCTGGCGATGGCACCCGCCCTGCCGATGCTGGTCGAGGGCATCGCGCCGATGATCGACTTGTGGCGGGCCACCCCACCGCTGACCGAAATCTAG
- the otsB gene encoding trehalose-phosphatase produces MLPADLQRALTTAAATPRLLVSSDFDGTLAPIVSNPADARPLADAADALVSLADVPHTASALISGRALDVLRDLSGLSPAVHLVGSHGAEFTSGFTHDIDRELLDRITAELDAIAAGRPGVTVETKPASVALHVRNASADDGEAALAAAREASTGWDVQLTEGKAVLEFAVIQTDKGEALDILRSQEKASAVVFFGDDVTDEKAFRRLGGDDVGVKVGPGETLAAYRVNSPEDVAAALRFLLEARQSHSG; encoded by the coding sequence GTGCTCCCGGCCGATCTGCAGCGTGCTCTCACGACGGCCGCAGCGACACCGCGGCTGCTCGTCAGCTCCGATTTCGACGGCACCCTCGCACCGATCGTGAGCAACCCGGCCGACGCCCGACCGCTCGCCGATGCCGCCGATGCCCTGGTGTCCCTGGCCGATGTTCCGCATACGGCCAGTGCGTTGATCTCCGGGCGCGCACTCGACGTGCTGCGCGACCTGTCGGGGCTGTCGCCGGCGGTGCATCTCGTCGGCAGCCACGGCGCCGAGTTCACTTCGGGTTTCACACATGACATCGACCGGGAGCTGCTGGACCGGATCACCGCCGAGCTCGACGCCATCGCGGCGGGCCGACCGGGCGTGACCGTCGAAACCAAGCCCGCGAGCGTTGCGTTGCACGTCCGCAACGCCTCGGCCGACGACGGCGAGGCGGCGCTGGCGGCGGCACGTGAGGCGTCGACGGGCTGGGATGTGCAACTGACCGAGGGCAAGGCGGTGCTGGAGTTCGCGGTCATCCAGACCGACAAGGGCGAGGCGCTCGACATTCTGCGCTCGCAGGAGAAGGCCAGCGCGGTCGTGTTTTTCGGCGACGACGTCACCGACGAGAAGGCGTTCCGGCGGCTGGGCGGTGACGATGTCGGGGTGAAGGTCGGCCCGGGCGAGACGCTGGCGGCCTACCGGGTGAACTCGCCCGAAGACGTTGCCGCAGCGTTGAGGTTCCTACTCGAAGCGCGTCAGTCGCACTCGGGTTGA